Below is a genomic region from Desulfobotulus pelophilus.
GGCCCGGTGCTATTTTGGGTACCAACACTTCTTCCATCCCCATCGGCCGTATTGCAGCGCGGACAAAACGCCCGGAAAAAGTTATTGGCATGCATTTCATGAACCCTGTGCCTGTAATGAAGCTTGTGGAAATTATCCGGGGAATCGCAACGGATACGGAAACCTTCCGAGTGACCTGGGATCTTTGTGTAAAATTTGGAAAAACACCTGCCGAAGCCAATGATTTCCCCGGATTCATTGCTAACCGTATCCTTATGCCCATGATCAATGAGGCTGTGTTTGCCCTGTATCACAGCGTTGGCAGTAAGGAAGACATTGATACGGTGATGAAGCTTGGCATGAATCATCCCATGGGGCCCCTTGAGCTTGCCGATCTTATCGGTCTGGATACCTGTCTTGCCATCATGGAAACTCTCTATGACGGTTTCTGTGATTCCAAATACAGGCCCTGCCCTCTTCTTCGTAAATACGTGGAAGCCGGATGGATGGGCCGGAAAACCGGAAAGGGTTTTTACGACTACCAGTAGCCATGGAGCTGGCACCGGCTGGTTCGGGTGGATATGCCGGTGCCAGACTTTGGATGAGGCATCGTCCCGTATGCGATGCGTGGAAAAGAATGATCACTGAACGGGGGCAGTCATGGCATTTGAAATCAGCAAAGAGCAGAAAATGATTCAGAAAATGGCTCGCGAATTTGGTCGTAAAGAGTTGGCGGAAGCGGCTATGGATCGGGATCATACCGGTGAATATCCTAAGGAAATTCTTCGTAAAATGGGGGAGCTGGGACTTCTTGGCATGCTGGTACCCGAAGAGTACGATGGAGAGGATATGGGAACCGTGGCCTATTCCCTGGCGTTAACGGAAATTGCTTATTATGACGCTTCCGTGGCCGTTATCATGAGTGTACATAATTCCATCGGATGTGGCAGTCTTGTGCGTTTCGGCAGCAATGAGCAGAAGGAAAAATATCTCAAACCCATGGCAAAAGGTGAGATTATCGCAAGCTTCGCCCTTTCCGAGCCCGAGGCGGGCAGCGATCCTGCGGGTATGACAGCTACGGCGGAAAAAGACGGAGATTCTTATGTGCTGAACGGAACCAAGCGCTGGATCACCGGCGGTGCGACATCAGGGGTTTTCATTATTCTGGCTAAAACCGATCCGTCGGCAGGGCATAAAGGAATTTCAGCTTTTCTCATTGAACCGGATACACCGGGTTTCATCGTAGGACGCAAGGAAGAGAAGATGGGCCTGAAGGGATCGGATACCACGGATCTGATTTTTGATAACTGCCGGGTTCCGGCAAGTACCTTGCTGGGTAAGGAAGGGGAAGGTTTTCTCGTTGCCATGAGCGGCCTGGACGATGGGCGTATCGGTATCGGATCCCAGAGCCTCGGTGTGGGCATGCGAGCCCTGGATCTGGCTGTGGATTATGCCAGACAGCGCCACCAGTTCGGTAAACCCATTGCGGCCAATCAGGGACTGCGCTGGATGATCGCAGATATGGCCACGGAAGTGGAGGCAGCGCGTCTTTTGGTCCTCAATGCGGCAGCCATGAAGGACAGGGGGGAGAAATGCTCCAAGGAAGCATCCATGGCAAAGATGTATGCCTCCGAAATGGCCAATCATGTGGCCGCCCAGAGTCTTCAGATTCATGGTGGTTACGGGTATACCAAAGAATTTGAGATCGAGCGTCTGTACAGGGACGCAAGGGTTTTTACCATTTATGAGGGAACCACGCAGGTACAGAAGATTGTTATCAGCGGTGAGGTCATAGGGGATAAGAAACGCAAGAAGAAGTAGGGGGCGAAGGCGGTGCATGCGCAGAGTCCTTTTTTCTGGCGCACTGAGTAAACAGCGTTTTGCTTCTTGGCCCATGTAAATATGGCGAGGTTTTGGTTTATTGTCTTGGGCGGAATAGAAGCCAGCTTTCTTTATGAAGGAGGAGAAAATGGCCAAACCCGGAAAAATGAATCTTCAGGAGGCCGTTGCGCAGATACCCGATGGTGCAATGCTGACTTTCAGCGGTTTTACCATCTGGCGGCGCCCCATGGCGGCTGTCTACGAACTCATCAGGCAGGGGAAAAAGAATCTTCACCTTGTGGAAGTGAACGGTGGAACCCATTCCGACCTGCTGATCGGAGCCGGTTGTGTCAAGATTTGGGAAAGCTGCTGGATCGGTCATGAGCTGTTTGGGAAAATAGGTGCGAACCTGGCCCGCCGTGCGGAAGCCGGCGAGGTGATTATTGAGGACTACAGTCATGTACAGATTCTGTATCGCATGGCTGCCGGGTCCATGGGACTGCCCTATCTGCCCACCTATGCCAGCATGGGAACGGATATGCTCAATCCGGCCTATGACCATCTCAGAATTGCAGGCTTACGGGACGGCAGCAATCCCAAAATTCCTAAGAAAAAGTACGAAATTGTGTCGGATCCCTTTTACGGAGGAGAACTGCTGCATATGCCTGCAGCGAATCCGGACTGGTGCATTGCCCATGTCCAGATGGTGGGTGAGGAAGGAACGGTACGGGTGGAAGGGCAGCTCTACTCCGATTCCGAAGCCATTAAGGCTTCAGACAATGTCATCATTATCGCGGAGCAGATTGTCAGTGAGGAGTATATCCGCAGAGAACCGTCCCGTAACCTTATTGCGGGTCATCAGGTTTCCTGCATTGTGGAGCAGTCCTGGGGAGCCCATCCCACAGGATGTTTCGGCTGTTATGAAACCGATGGCAGTTTTATTCAGAATTTTTTTAAAAAAACGCGGTCTCAGGAAGGTCTGGATGCCTGGGTCAAGGAATGGATCCATGATATTCCCAACTTTGAAGCCTACCTGGAAAAAATCGGTATCACGCGACTGGAACAGCTGCGGGCAAACCCGGCCTTTGGATATTCCACCACAATCAAAAGGGGGACACGCTGATGAATTGGGACACGACCCTTGCTAAAACAGGTGAATTCAAGCCCATCGATCTGCTGGCAGTGGCGGCGGCCCGTGAAGTGACGGATGGTGATGTGGTGTTTGCAGGTACGGGCCTTCCCATGCTGGCCATTGGTCTGGCCCAGCGGACAGCGGCACCTACGGCAGTCTGCATTTATGAGGCGGGCAGTGTGGACGGCAGGCCTGTTTCCCTTCCCACCTCCGTGGGAGATGCCCGGTGTATCTACCAGGCTTCCGTTGCTTCCGGGCTGTTTGATGTGTTCAACCAGCTCCAGAGGGGTGTTGTGGATCTGGCCTTTCTCGGTGGTGCGGAAGTGGACAAGTACGGAAACGTGAACACAACGGGTATGGGTAAGTACGGGATTGTTCCCGAAAAACGGCTCACCGGTTCCGGTGGGAATTCCGACATCAATGGCCTTGCTAAAAAAACCGTGTTCATCATGGTGCAGGAAAAAAGACGATTCAAGGAGCAGGTTGATTTTGTGACCTCTCCCGGATGGCGGATTCCTAAGTGGCCTTCGGGTGAAATGGTGCCCAAAAAGGAAGTGTACAACAGGGCTTTTCGGGGTGGACCTGAGGCTGTCATTTCCAACATGGGGGTGTTTCGGTTTGACGAGAACGGAGAAATGTATCTGGATACCTATCATCCCGGATGTACGCCGGAACAGATTCTGGAAAACTGCAGTTTTGATCTCAATATAAGCCGGGTTCGGGGTGAAACAAAGCCGCCGAGTCTTGGCGAGCTGGATATTCTGTATCATCAGATCGACCCGGAAGGTATTTTTCTTCCGTAATCGATGTGCCGGTGCATCCCCCGCACCGGTTTTCTCCCCCCATGCCGGGGATTTCTGAAAGGATCCCCGGCTTTCTCCCCGATTATCAGAATAAGGGGTCTAGAGGAGGTCGGAATGCATGAGGCTTTTTTTTCCACCCCCCGGTGCTGGCAGAGTTTCTGGGTACGGGATACGGCCCTGTTGTTTCGGCTGGCTTCTCCCCTTGGCCGTTTTTGTCGTTTGGGCGTGGTTGTGGTCTGGAGTTTTGGAAAAAATCCGCCATCCCTTCCCGATACCTTTGGCATGGTAAGAGATCCTGATGCCGTGGCAGCCATTCTTTGTCTCCCCGGTGATGCCAGGGTGCTGGGCTTCCTGCCCCTTGCACGGCCGGAAGAAGGAGAGGGCTTGTGTGGAGGTATGACGGCATGAGCGATATCCACCTTGCCTTTATTCCCGTTGGAAACGGCAGAAAAATACTGTGCATCCGCATCGAGGCGGAGGAACGTCTGAATACTCTGCGCATGGAGACCACGGCAGCCATTGGCCATGCGGTACGCCGGGGCGATGAGGATGCCAGTGTTGTTCTGATCTGGCTGGAGGGTGCCGGTGAGAAAGCTTTTTGTGCGGGCGGAGATGTCAGGACGTTATCCCGTATCTATAAAGAAGGAAATCGGGAGAGCGTTCTTGCTTTTTTTGCTACGGAATACCGTACGGATTACGGCGTTCATATGGCAAAAACCCCTGTTCTTTGTTTTGCCCATGGCATTGTGATGGGAGGCGGCATCGGTCTGCTTGCAGGAAGTCGTCACAAGGTGCTGACCAGCGGAGCAAGCCTTGCCATGCCGGAAATATCCATAGGCCTGTTCCCGGATGTGGGGGCTACCTGGTTTCTGAACCGTATGCCCAGAGGCTGCGGGCGTCTACTTGGGCTGGCTGCCTACCGAATGGATGCGGCAGATGCCTGTTTTGTTGGGTTGGGGGATCGGGTGGTCCGGGAGGAGGACAGGGATGGGATTTTTGAAACCCTGCAGGGCCTGCAATGGACGGGTAATCCCGAAAAGGATGCGGAATCCGTGGATGCGGTTCTCGCTCATTTTGCCCTGCCTCTGGAAACCGGCCTGCTTGCGGAAAAGCCGGATTGCCTCCGCAAACTGGCAGATGCTCCTGACCCTGCATCCTTCCGGGAAATACTGAAAGAGGCCGCAAAACGGGAAGCCCGTTTCATGCAGGCAGTTGAAAGCTACGATAAAGGAAGTCCCTTCAGTATACGGCTTACATGGGAACAGCTGGCAGCGGGCAGGCATCTTTCACTGAAGCAGGCATTCTGCCTGGAATTGATTCTTGCGGCCCGTTGTGTGGAACATCCGGATTTCCACGAGGGTGTTCGGACACTTCTGGTGGATAAGGATCAGAAGCCCCGCTGGAAAGATAAGGATACGGGCAGTGTGGATGTCCTTGAAATCCGGCGTTTTTTTACACCGCCCTGGTCTTCTCTGCATCCTTTGCGAGACCTGCGGGATCCCGCACTGGTATCCGGGTGGGCATGAATCCGTAAGAGAGGAAAAAAAATGGAATGGAAGAATCTTATCTACGAAAAAGATGCCGGTATCGTCCGCATTACCCTGAACAGACCCAAAGCGCTGAATGCATTGAATGCCGATCTGATTGCAGAGTTGGATGGCCTTCTGGATGCCCTGGAAAAGGACAGGGAAGTGCGGGTCGTTTTGCTGACGGGAGCCGGTGACAAGGCCTTTGTGGCCGGTGCGGATATTTCCGAACTGGCTCATATGGACAGTTTTTCTGCGAGGATTTTTGCGGAGGCAGGACAATCCATGATGGCAAAAATTGCCCGGCTTCCCATGCCTGTCATTGCCGTTGTGAATGGCTTTGCCCTTGGAGGCGGATGTGAACTGGCCCTGGCCTGTGATTTTATTTATGCCTCGGAAAAAGCGGTTTTCGGACTTCCCGAAGAAACACTGGGACTGATACCGGGGTTCGGCGGAACCCAGCGTCTGGCGAGAAAAATTGGTGCTGCCATGGCCATGGAGCTGATTTTTACGGCAAAACGCATTAAGGCGGAAGAGGCCATGGTCTTGGGCCTGGTCAATCGTGTGGTGCCTGCGGATCATTTGATGGAAGAGGCGCAGAAGACAGCCCTGTCCATTGCATCCATGGGACCTGCCGCCATCTCACTGGCCAAGGTGGTTGTGCATAAAGGTATTGAGGTGGATCTTGTTTCGGGTTGCTACATGGAAAGAGAGGCTTTTGGTCTCTGTTTTGCCAGCCCGGATGCGGGGGAAGGGACAGGAGCTTTTTTGGAAAAGCGAAAAGCGGTTTTCAGCAAAAGTCGTTGAGAAAACGTTTTTCAACGGTTTGCAGGAATCCTGCGCATGAAAGCCGGGAGCCTGCATTGTTGGTGCAGGGCCAGAGTCATCCCGAAGAAAGGAGCATTGCTTATGTCGAGCACGTTTTTTATTCCTGCTGTTAATTTAATGGGCGCTGGATGTCTGAGTGAGGCCGCTGATGCAATACAGGCCCATGGATTTAAAAAAGCCCTCATCGTGACTGACAAGGTGCTGAATCAGATTGGTGTCGTTAAACAAGTTGCCGCATTACTTGATGATCGAGCCGTTGATTGTGTGGTGTTTGATGGTACACAACCTAACCCGACGACTGACAACGTGGCACAAGGACTACAATTGCTTCAAGGCAGCCAGTGCGACTGTGTTATTTCCCTAGGCGGTGGCTCACCACATGACTGTGCTAAAGGCATTGCGTTGGTTGCTGTCAATGGTGGTCATATTAGTGATTATGAAGGTGTTGATCAGTCTGCTAAGCCGCAGTTGCCATTAATTGCAATTAACACTACCGCGGGGACAGCCTCAGAAATGACCCGTTTTTGTATTATCACCGATGAAGTTCGCCATATTAAAATGGCTATAGTTGATAAGCATACCACGCCGATTATGTCTGTGAACGATCCTGAATTGATGCTCGCAAAACCCGCGTTATTGACTGCCGCAACAGGGATAGACGCATTAACTCATGCTATTGAGGCGTATGTTTCGACGGCAGCCACACCGATTACCGATGCGGTTGCCTTGAAGGCGATAACCCTTATTCAGCAACACCTGCGCACTGCCGTTGCTGACGGACAAAACCTAGAGGCGCGTGAGCAAATGGCTTATGCACAGTTTATGGCTGGCATGGCGTTCAACAACGCATCCTTGGGCTATGTGCACGCCATGGCCCATCAACTTGGCGGGTTTTATGATCTGCCACATGGTGTGTGCAACGCAGTTCTGCTCCCTCATGTTCAACGTTATAACGCACAAGTTTGTGCGGGGCGTTTGCGTGATGTGGCAACGGCTATGGGCGTAGATACAGTCGCCATGAGTGATGAGGAAGGCTCGAAGGCAGCGATTCAAGCGATTCAATTGCTTTCTGCCGATGTCGGTATTCCAGCAGGGCTTTATGAGCTGGGCGTGAGAAAAGAAGATATGGATGTATTAACAAAAAATGCCCTCAATGACGCTTGTGGCTTTACCAATCCGAAACAAGCGACACACGAAGAAATTGCTCAAATTTTTATGGAAGCCATGTAAGGTCTCCACTTTTATAGAGGCCGATACACAAAACGACGCGAGTTACTCGGGCCCTTTTTTTATCGGGTTATTTAGGCCACGCTTATCGTTAATCGCTTCTGCCTTCTATTATTGATGGCGTTGCAAGTGAAGGGGGAAAATCATGCAGGATAAAGTCTTGTTCAATCGCTGGCTGGTTGTGGCTGGAGCCTGTCTGATGCAGGCCATTCTGGGTGCCGTATATACCTGGAGCCTTTTTAATTCAGCATTGGTAGAAAAGTTCGGATGGGACCGGGGGGATGTGGTGTTCACCTTTTCGGTGACCATGGTTTCTTTTACCATTGCCGTACTGGTGGCAGGCCGCGTGCAGGATAA
It encodes:
- a CDS encoding CoA transferase subunit A, which codes for MAKPGKMNLQEAVAQIPDGAMLTFSGFTIWRRPMAAVYELIRQGKKNLHLVEVNGGTHSDLLIGAGCVKIWESCWIGHELFGKIGANLARRAEAGEVIIEDYSHVQILYRMAAGSMGLPYLPTYASMGTDMLNPAYDHLRIAGLRDGSNPKIPKKKYEIVSDPFYGGELLHMPAANPDWCIAHVQMVGEEGTVRVEGQLYSDSEAIKASDNVIIIAEQIVSEEYIRREPSRNLIAGHQVSCIVEQSWGAHPTGCFGCYETDGSFIQNFFKKTRSQEGLDAWVKEWIHDIPNFEAYLEKIGITRLEQLRANPAFGYSTTIKRGTR
- a CDS encoding enoyl-CoA hydratase/isomerase family protein is translated as MWRYDGMSDIHLAFIPVGNGRKILCIRIEAEERLNTLRMETTAAIGHAVRRGDEDASVVLIWLEGAGEKAFCAGGDVRTLSRIYKEGNRESVLAFFATEYRTDYGVHMAKTPVLCFAHGIVMGGGIGLLAGSRHKVLTSGASLAMPEISIGLFPDVGATWFLNRMPRGCGRLLGLAAYRMDAADACFVGLGDRVVREEDRDGIFETLQGLQWTGNPEKDAESVDAVLAHFALPLETGLLAEKPDCLRKLADAPDPASFREILKEAAKREARFMQAVESYDKGSPFSIRLTWEQLAAGRHLSLKQAFCLELILAARCVEHPDFHEGVRTLLVDKDQKPRWKDKDTGSVDVLEIRRFFTPPWSSLHPLRDLRDPALVSGWA
- a CDS encoding CoA-transferase subunit beta, producing the protein MNWDTTLAKTGEFKPIDLLAVAAAREVTDGDVVFAGTGLPMLAIGLAQRTAAPTAVCIYEAGSVDGRPVSLPTSVGDARCIYQASVASGLFDVFNQLQRGVVDLAFLGGAEVDKYGNVNTTGMGKYGIVPEKRLTGSGGNSDINGLAKKTVFIMVQEKRRFKEQVDFVTSPGWRIPKWPSGEMVPKKEVYNRAFRGGPEAVISNMGVFRFDENGEMYLDTYHPGCTPEQILENCSFDLNISRVRGETKPPSLGELDILYHQIDPEGIFLP
- a CDS encoding 3-hydroxybutyryl-CoA dehydrogenase; translation: MEIKTFGVIGSGQMGGGIAQVAAASGLTVIVMDINDAALERGIGLIDKNLSRNVEKGKISAGDKDAILGRMKTVTSLEGLEPCDYVVEAATENEGLKFTIFEDLDRICRPGAILGTNTSSIPIGRIAARTKRPEKVIGMHFMNPVPVMKLVEIIRGIATDTETFRVTWDLCVKFGKTPAEANDFPGFIANRILMPMINEAVFALYHSVGSKEDIDTVMKLGMNHPMGPLELADLIGLDTCLAIMETLYDGFCDSKYRPCPLLRKYVEAGWMGRKTGKGFYDYQ
- a CDS encoding acyl-CoA dehydrogenase family protein, with product MAFEISKEQKMIQKMAREFGRKELAEAAMDRDHTGEYPKEILRKMGELGLLGMLVPEEYDGEDMGTVAYSLALTEIAYYDASVAVIMSVHNSIGCGSLVRFGSNEQKEKYLKPMAKGEIIASFALSEPEAGSDPAGMTATAEKDGDSYVLNGTKRWITGGATSGVFIILAKTDPSAGHKGISAFLIEPDTPGFIVGRKEEKMGLKGSDTTDLIFDNCRVPASTLLGKEGEGFLVAMSGLDDGRIGIGSQSLGVGMRALDLAVDYARQRHQFGKPIAANQGLRWMIADMATEVEAARLLVLNAAAMKDRGEKCSKEASMAKMYASEMANHVAAQSLQIHGGYGYTKEFEIERLYRDARVFTIYEGTTQVQKIVISGEVIGDKKRKKK
- a CDS encoding enoyl-CoA hydratase-related protein, giving the protein MEWKNLIYEKDAGIVRITLNRPKALNALNADLIAELDGLLDALEKDREVRVVLLTGAGDKAFVAGADISELAHMDSFSARIFAEAGQSMMAKIARLPMPVIAVVNGFALGGGCELALACDFIYASEKAVFGLPEETLGLIPGFGGTQRLARKIGAAMAMELIFTAKRIKAEEAMVLGLVNRVVPADHLMEEAQKTALSIASMGPAAISLAKVVVHKGIEVDLVSGCYMEREAFGLCFASPDAGEGTGAFLEKRKAVFSKSR
- the yiaY gene encoding L-threonine dehydrogenase, giving the protein MSSTFFIPAVNLMGAGCLSEAADAIQAHGFKKALIVTDKVLNQIGVVKQVAALLDDRAVDCVVFDGTQPNPTTDNVAQGLQLLQGSQCDCVISLGGGSPHDCAKGIALVAVNGGHISDYEGVDQSAKPQLPLIAINTTAGTASEMTRFCIITDEVRHIKMAIVDKHTTPIMSVNDPELMLAKPALLTAATGIDALTHAIEAYVSTAATPITDAVALKAITLIQQHLRTAVADGQNLEAREQMAYAQFMAGMAFNNASLGYVHAMAHQLGGFYDLPHGVCNAVLLPHVQRYNAQVCAGRLRDVATAMGVDTVAMSDEEGSKAAIQAIQLLSADVGIPAGLYELGVRKEDMDVLTKNALNDACGFTNPKQATHEEIAQIFMEAM